In Aedes albopictus strain Foshan chromosome 3, AalbF5, whole genome shotgun sequence, the following are encoded in one genomic region:
- the LOC109408447 gene encoding uncharacterized protein F58A4.6 codes for MLSFLVQDYSGCIDKYVICRKCLKECEKHYRLVSGDKSSLYCFVPVDSIELNRFLLDLRCFRLYRALIGNLISGLWNSAIQRVIIEVHPPRKEPLDYAWGERANRMMWERIELDEMMSWLSTLGGAFSALGDYKLACADTAGRISVQQMRLAIRLGEPSVIARCRLYMAIALIQKYKFAEAKWIVQRIYRKEKRQTEPDTRLIKMCLGIWSKLSYEYELYQKKLNRPKE; via the exons ATGTTATCGTTTTTAGTGCAAGATTATTCCGGTTGTATTGATAAATATGTAATCTGTAGAAAATGCTTGAAAGAGTGCGAAAAGCATTACAGACTTGTCAGTGGCGATAAAAGCAGTTTGTACTGTTTTGTACCAGTTGATTCCATCGAGCTCAACCGGTTTCTGTTGGATCTCCGGTGTTTCCGTTTGTATCGAGCTCTGATAGGGAACCTAATTAGTGGCTTATGGAACAGTGCCATTCAGAGAGTTATAATAGAAGTTCATCCTCCCCGAAAGGAACCGTTGGACTATGCGTG GGGTGAACGAGCAAATCGAATGATGTGGGAGCGAATAGAATTAGACGAAATGATGTCCTGGTTATCTACACTAGGTGGAGCATTTTCCGCTCTGGGCGACTACAAACTAGCTTGT GCGGACACTGCCGGGCGGATCTCCGTTCAACAGATGCGGTTGGCCATTCGACTGGGAGAGCCTTCGGTGATAGCGCGCTGTCGACTCTACATGGCGATTGCATTGATTCAGAAGTACAAGTTTGCCGAGGCGAAATGGATAGTGCAACGAATTTACCGCAAGGAAAAACGGCAAACCGAGCCGGATACTAGGCTGATTAAAATGTGCCTGGGCATTTGGTCCAAGCTGAGCTACGAGTACGAGCTGTACCAGAAGAAGCTGAATAGGCCTAAGGAATGA